Proteins encoded within one genomic window of Formosa agariphila KMM 3901:
- a CDS encoding MBL fold metallo-hydrolase, translated as MGIIIGVSILLLILGGIIFLYSSPEFGSRPSVVQEQSFAQTNHYENGKFVNLGHVDMSMGVNKFFKMLVGYFNPPNETVPNHPIEVAYIKATDLKSYSGRARMFWFGHSTFLLQIQSKNILIDPMFGDVPAPHPLLGTKRFSDHLPINIEDLPFIDAVIISHDHYDHLDYGSITKLKDNVNQFYVPLGVGAHLESWGIDKSRIHELDWWEDLKVSDLTFVCTPAQHFSGRGLTDKGKTLWSSWIIKSESENIFFSGDSGYGPHFKTIGDTYGPFDFAMIECGQYNELWHEIHMYPEETAQAAVDVKAKRMMPIHWGAFKLAMHTWTEPVERLEQAAKLHNLNVVIPKIGTPIMIDDATTKFDSWWD; from the coding sequence ATGGGAATTATAATAGGAGTGAGTATTTTACTGCTAATTCTAGGTGGTATTATATTTTTATATAGTAGTCCGGAATTTGGATCTAGACCTTCGGTTGTACAAGAACAATCTTTTGCACAAACTAATCATTACGAAAATGGGAAATTTGTAAATCTTGGTCATGTAGATATGTCAATGGGGGTTAACAAATTCTTTAAAATGTTAGTCGGGTATTTTAATCCGCCAAATGAAACCGTTCCCAATCATCCCATCGAAGTCGCATACATTAAAGCTACAGATTTAAAAAGTTACTCTGGAAGAGCGCGCATGTTTTGGTTTGGACATTCTACATTTTTACTCCAAATACAGTCTAAGAATATATTAATAGACCCAATGTTTGGCGATGTTCCTGCACCACATCCTTTGTTAGGTACTAAACGTTTCAGCGACCATTTGCCAATTAATATAGAAGATTTACCGTTTATAGATGCGGTTATAATTTCTCATGATCATTACGATCATTTAGATTATGGTAGTATTACAAAATTGAAAGATAACGTTAATCAATTTTATGTTCCATTAGGTGTAGGTGCGCATTTAGAATCATGGGGAATTGATAAATCACGAATTCATGAATTAGATTGGTGGGAAGATTTAAAAGTATCAGACTTAACATTTGTGTGTACTCCTGCACAACACTTTTCTGGAAGAGGGTTGACTGATAAAGGTAAAACTTTATGGAGTTCATGGATTATAAAATCTGAATCTGAAAATATCTTCTTTAGTGGAGATAGTGGTTATGGACCGCATTTTAAAACTATAGGAGATACATACGGTCCTTTTGATTTTGCGATGATAGAATGTGGACAATACAATGAACTTTGGCACGAAATACATATGTATCCAGAAGAAACCGCACAAGCAGCTGTAGATGTTAAAGCTAAACGCATGATGCCAATACATTGGGGCGCTTTTAAATTAGCCATGCATACATGGACAGAACCTGTTGAACGCTTAGAGCAAGCGGCAAAATTACATAACTTAAATGTGGTGATTCCAAAAATAGGAACACCTATAATGATTGATGATGCTACAACTAAATTTGATTCTTGGTGGGATTAA
- a CDS encoding DMT family transporter yields MQLKESIKLMLLSTLAFACMNGAVKYLDNIGAFQIVFFRSLGSLFFTFGYLLKNKIPLVGKNNKLLILRGVVGLTSMALFFMSTKYLPIGTAVSLRYLAPIFAAIFAVLILKEKVFPLQWVFFILAFLGVVILKGFDSNLDTFGLMLILISAVFSGLVYIIISKIGKSEHPVVVVNYFMIISAIVGGVVSINSWVTPVGMQWVFLASLGVFGYFGQLLMTKAFQNAQTNQVAPIKYVEVIFTLILGVTIFGESYPFWSLFGILLIIVSLIANIIYKDKKTKKLALKDSKS; encoded by the coding sequence ATGCAATTAAAAGAATCCATTAAATTAATGCTGCTAAGTACCTTAGCTTTTGCTTGTATGAACGGTGCTGTAAAATATTTAGATAATATTGGAGCATTTCAAATTGTGTTTTTTAGATCGTTAGGGTCTCTGTTTTTTACTTTCGGATATTTATTGAAAAATAAGATTCCTTTAGTAGGTAAAAATAATAAGTTATTAATCTTACGAGGTGTTGTAGGACTAACATCAATGGCTTTATTTTTTATGTCCACCAAATATTTACCAATAGGAACTGCCGTTTCCTTAAGATATTTGGCACCTATTTTTGCGGCTATTTTCGCTGTATTAATCTTAAAAGAAAAGGTGTTTCCATTACAATGGGTTTTCTTTATATTGGCCTTTTTAGGTGTCGTAATATTAAAAGGTTTTGACTCTAATTTAGATACGTTTGGATTAATGCTAATACTAATTTCTGCAGTATTTAGTGGTTTAGTTTACATTATTATCAGTAAAATTGGTAAATCTGAACATCCTGTTGTGGTTGTAAATTATTTTATGATAATATCTGCAATAGTTGGTGGTGTAGTATCTATAAATAGTTGGGTAACTCCAGTAGGAATGCAGTGGGTATTCTTAGCGAGTTTAGGTGTGTTTGGATATTTTGGGCAATTGCTAATGACCAAAGCATTTCAAAATGCACAAACAAATCAAGTGGCACCAATAAAATATGTTGAAGTTATTTTTACTTTAATTCTTGGTGTAACCATTTTTGGAGAATCTTATCCGTTTTGGTCGTTATTTGGAATTTTATTAATTATTGTTTCACTCATTGCCAATATTATTTATAAAGATAAAAAGACAAAGAAATTAGCGCTTAAAGACTCTAAATCATAG
- a CDS encoding GreA/GreB family elongation factor encodes MKYGHLILEKKEYVFLKRILNLSGYSKDIETKKSLQKLSNELVDAEIVDNENMPDDVIRFNSMVTVSHGDWEKTIKVVIPQNKDLSLNKISILTPMGSALFGYAIGDIISWEFPGGTKQLKIIAVEQEFNYNGLDIVI; translated from the coding sequence ATGAAGTACGGTCATTTAATTCTTGAAAAGAAAGAGTATGTGTTTTTAAAACGCATACTTAATCTTTCAGGTTATTCTAAAGATATAGAAACAAAAAAATCATTACAAAAATTAAGTAATGAATTAGTAGATGCAGAAATTGTAGATAATGAAAACATGCCAGATGATGTGATTCGTTTTAACAGTATGGTTACTGTGTCTCATGGCGATTGGGAAAAAACAATTAAAGTTGTAATTCCACAAAACAAAGACTTAAGTCTGAATAAAATTTCTATTCTAACACCAATGGGTTCTGCCCTATTTGGATATGCTATTGGAGATATTATTTCATGGGAATTTCCTGGAGGAACAAAACAATTAAAAATAATCGCAGTAGAACAAGAATTTAATTATAACGGATTAGACATTGTAATATAA
- a CDS encoding Glu/Leu/Phe/Val family dehydrogenase produces MITKDIKLPVKKNETGMVANVLEQFNKAADHIDLNPNIRRILNVTNNEIIIHFPVKMDNGDVEIITGYRVQHNNALGPYKGGLRYHETVDIDAAKALAMWMTWKTSLAGLPYGGAKGGIKINPKLYSQSELERITRRFTYALGDNIGPEHDIPAPDVNTNAQTMAWIADTYMSTKGPSERSTYQHVVTGKPVGSGGIEGRDRSTGYGVFITIKLWAEQRNISLKGKTFIVQGFGNVGYWASYFMEQEGAILVGVQDAFASIYKPEGIDVKQLQVHVTNNEGSVNNFADSNAIEKADFFGIDCDIIIPAALGNQITGDNAHIIKAKLIAEGANGPTNVEGEQILLQNGVDIIPDILCNSGGVIGSYFEWLQNRNGELWHMDEVILKLEKVLKESFKRVYDYAITEGVDMRTAAFCLAIQRIEKAYIQRGIFP; encoded by the coding sequence ATGATTACAAAAGATATAAAATTACCAGTAAAGAAAAATGAGACAGGTATGGTTGCCAATGTTTTAGAACAATTTAATAAAGCAGCCGACCACATCGATTTAAACCCGAATATTCGCAGAATCCTTAATGTTACCAATAATGAAATTATTATTCATTTCCCGGTTAAAATGGACAATGGTGATGTAGAAATTATCACCGGATATCGCGTTCAACATAATAATGCATTAGGGCCTTATAAAGGCGGCTTACGTTATCATGAAACAGTAGATATAGATGCTGCTAAAGCTTTAGCTATGTGGATGACTTGGAAAACCTCGTTAGCAGGTTTGCCTTATGGTGGAGCTAAAGGTGGAATTAAAATCAATCCAAAATTATATTCTCAGTCAGAATTAGAACGTATTACTAGACGTTTTACTTATGCTTTAGGAGATAATATTGGGCCAGAACATGATATTCCTGCTCCAGATGTTAACACCAACGCACAAACCATGGCTTGGATTGCAGACACCTATATGTCAACCAAAGGACCATCTGAACGGTCAACCTATCAGCACGTAGTAACAGGAAAACCTGTAGGTTCTGGAGGTATTGAAGGGCGTGATCGTTCTACGGGATATGGTGTATTTATTACCATTAAATTATGGGCAGAACAACGCAATATTTCACTTAAAGGAAAAACCTTTATTGTTCAAGGATTTGGAAATGTTGGATATTGGGCTTCGTATTTTATGGAACAAGAAGGTGCCATTTTAGTCGGTGTTCAAGATGCATTTGCTAGTATTTATAAACCTGAAGGTATTGATGTTAAACAACTGCAAGTACATGTTACCAATAATGAAGGTAGTGTAAATAATTTTGCAGATTCTAACGCCATTGAGAAAGCAGATTTCTTCGGAATTGATTGTGATATTATTATACCAGCTGCACTTGGAAATCAGATTACGGGAGACAATGCGCACATTATAAAAGCAAAATTAATTGCTGAAGGTGCTAACGGCCCAACAAATGTAGAAGGTGAACAAATCTTATTACAAAACGGTGTGGACATTATTCCAGACATTTTATGTAATTCTGGAGGTGTAATTGGAAGTTATTTTGAATGGTTACAAAACAGAAACGGAGAACTATGGCATATGGATGAAGTGATTCTTAAACTTGAAAAAGTATTAAAAGAATCTTTTAAAAGAGTTTACGATTACGCAATAACAGAAGGTGTAGATATGAGAACAGCAGCCTTTTGTTTAGCAATTCAGCGCATAGAAAAAGCTTATATACAACGTGGGATTTTCCCTTAA